One Leucoraja erinacea ecotype New England chromosome 5, Leri_hhj_1, whole genome shotgun sequence DNA segment encodes these proteins:
- the ggps1 gene encoding geranylgeranyl pyrophosphate synthase isoform X2 — protein MLHSASLLIDDIEDNSKLRRGFPVAHSIYGIPSVINSANYVYFLSLEKVLTLGCPEATKIFTQQLLELHRGQGLDIHWRDTYTCPTLEDYKAMVLQKTGGLFGLAVGLMQLFSAKRLDLKPLLDKLGLLFQIRDDYANLFSKEYSDNKGFCEDLTEGKFSFPTIHAIRSHPESTQVQNILRQRTENIDVKKYCVNYLQKVGSFDYTRQTLLELETEAYKIIDNLGGNPQLIALIEKLGQLYKES, from the coding sequence ATGTTGCACAGTGCCAGCTTGCTAATTGACGATATTGAGGACAATTCGAAACTGCGCCGTGGTTTTCCTGTGGCACACAGCATCTATGGCATTCCATCCGTCATAAACTCCGCCAACTATGTCTACTTCTTGAGTCTGGAGAAGGTGCTGACTCTCGGCTGTCCAGAAGCAACTAAAATCTTCACCCAGCAGTTGCTGGAGCTGCATCGTGGGCAGGGCCTGGATATCCATTGGAGGGATACCTACACCTGCCCCACCCTGGAAGATTACAAGGCTATGGTGCTGCAGAAGACTGGAGGCCTCTTCGGCTTGGCTGTAGGCCTCATGCAATTGTTCTCTGCCAAGAGATTGGATTTAAAGCCGCTTCTTGACAAATTAGGTCTCTTATTCCAAATCCGTGATGATTATGCAAACCTGTTTAGTAAAGAATACAGCGATAACAAGGGGTTTTGTGAAGATTTAACAGAGGGCAAGTTTTCATTCCCTACTATTCATGCTATCAGGTCACACCCAGAAAGTACTCAGGTGCAGAATATTTTGCGTCAAAGAACTGAAAATATAGATGTAAAGAAGTACTGTGTGAATTATCTTCAAAAGGTTGGTTCTTTTGATTACACGAGGCAGACTCTCCTGGAGTTGGAAACAGAAGCGTACAAAATTATTGACAACCTTGGAGGCAACCCACAATTAATAGCACTAATAGAAAAACTTGGCCAATTGTATAAAGAGAGTTGA